A genomic window from Camelina sativa cultivar DH55 chromosome 2, Cs, whole genome shotgun sequence includes:
- the LOC104756833 gene encoding zinc finger protein ZAT1-like, whose product MNSLLNQKRTCQVCKKSFSNGKALGGHMKSHRKLSPESSTSSITSSLRSRINLGANFRTHETVMMRSVHTNEVVGGQTPDLNQEGEQQVTTLKKKLVLELDKENSTESPALCLLQMKDMWSKSYQTPKSNDSLISTREGKDIEKYIEIDSEEDKEDSDDEYVVEDEDNEDGDALKFLTSDVGYLTADSDKNDDNYGDENAYYGAKERKGKKQSKYMCDICGKILRSYQALGGHRTSHSNKKLKISDQDVPAVRQHYECEICKRVFESGQALGGHKKIHYMFLQPFNFSTSAK is encoded by the coding sequence ATGAATTCACTTCTCAACCAAAAAAGAACCTGTCAAGTATGCAAGAAATCATTTTCAAACGGGAAAGCTCTAGGTGGTCACATGAAATCTCATCGAAAACTTTCTCCCGAATCATCAACTAGCTCGATCACTTCATCACTACGATCGCGCATCAACCTTGGAGCAAACTTCAGAACTCATGAAACAGTTATGATGAGATCTGTCCACACCAATGAAGTTGTTGGTGGTCAGACACCAGATCTAAACCAAGAAGGTGAACAACAAGTAACTACTCTCAAGAAAAAGCTCGTCCTCGAATTAGATAAAGAAAATTCTACAGAGTCTCCAGCTTTATGTCTTTTACAAATGAAAGACATGTGGTCAAAAAGTTATCAGACTCCGAAGTCGAATGATAGTTTGATATCAACTAGAGAAGGAAAAGATATTGAAAAGTATATTGAAATAGATtctgaagaagataaagaagatagTGATGACGAGTACGTCgttgaagatgaagataatGAAGATGGAGATGCACTTAAGTTTCTTACTTCAGATGTGGGATACCTAACAGCAGACAGCGATAAAAATGATGACAATTATGGTGATGAAAACGCATATTACGgtgcaaaagaaagaaaaggtaaaaaacaaagtaaatataTGTGTGATATATGCGGAAAAATTTTACGTTCGTATCAGGCATTGGGAGGTCATCGAACGAGTCACAGTAACAAAAAATTGAAGATCTCTGACCAAGATGTGCCAGCGGTTCGACAACATTATGAGTGTGAAATCTGTAAAAGAGTGTTTGAATCTGGTCAAGCACTTGGTGGTCACAAAAAGATTCATTATATGTTCCTCCAACCGTTTAACTTCTCGACTTCTGCCAAGTGA
- the LOC104738860 gene encoding leucine-rich repeat receptor-like protein kinase TDR: MMDKKNTSPSLVHLFFLLLLPFFAFNSLALKASPQLLSLLSFKTSLSGPPSAFQDWKFPTDGQTDAVFCSWSGVVCDNATAQVISLDLSHRNLTGRLPPKIRYLSSLLYLNLSGNSLEGSFPTSIFDLTKLTTLDISRNSFDSSFPPGISKLKFLKVLNAYSNNFEGLLPSDVSRLRFLEELNFGGSYFEGEIPAAYGALKRLKFIYLAGNVLEGELPPSLGLLQDLQRMEIGYNHFTGSIPSEFSLLSNLKYFDASNSSLSGPLPQELGKLTKLETMLLFLNGFTGEIPESYSNMKALKSFDVSSNQLSGSIPSGFSNLKNLTLLSLISNNLSGEVPEGIGELPHLTTLSLWNNNFTGVLPQKLGSNGNLEIMDVSNNSFTGTIPSSLCHGNKLYKLILFSNMFQGELPKSLARCNSLFRFRIQNNRLNGTIPIGFGSLPNLTFVDLSNNRFTDQIPADFATAPVLQYLNLSANSFHSTLPENIWKAPNLQIFSASFTDLIGEIPNYVGCRSFYRIELQGNSLNGTIPWDIGHCEKLLCLNLSQNHLSGIIPWEISTLPSIADVDLSHNLLTGTIPSDFGSSKTITTFNVSYNQLIGPIPSGSFAHLNPSFFSSNEGLCGAIVGKPCDSDRFNGGDSDLDGHRNDQRPKKTAGAIVWILAAAIGVGFFVLVAATRCFQKSYVNRVDGGGGRNGGDIGPWKLTAFQRLNFTADDVVECLSKTDSILGMGSTGTVYKAEMPNGEIIAVKKLWGKNKENGKIRRRKSGVLAEVDVLGNVRHRNIVRLLGCCSNRDCTMLLYEYMPNGSLDDLLHGGDKTMNAAAEWTALYQIAIGVAQGICYLHHDCDPVIVHRDLKPSNILLDGDMEARVADFGVAKLIQTDESMSVVAGSYGYIAPEYAYTLQVDKKSDIYSYGVILLEIITGKRSVEPEFGEGNSIVDWVSSKLKTKEDVEEVLDKSMGRSCSLIREEMKQMLRIALLCTSRNPTDRPPMRDVLLILQEAKPKRKTVGDNVIVLGDVSEVNFEDVSSGHVKSQKIGV, from the exons ATGATGGACAAGAAGAAcacttctccttctcttgttcatctcttctttctcctccttcttccttTCTTCGCCTTCAATTCCTTAGCTCTCAAAGCCTCACCTCAACTCTTATCTCTCCTTTCCTTTAAAACATCTCTCTCTGGCCCTCCCTCTGCTTTTCAAGACTGGAAATTCCCTACCGATGGTCAAACCGACGCCGTTTTCTGTTCTTGGTCTGGTGTAGTTTGTGATAATGCAACGGCTCAAGTCATTTCTCTTGACCTCTCTCACCGTAACCTCACGGGTCGTCTTCCTCCAAAGATTCGTTACTTGTCGAGCTTACTTTACTTGAATCTCAGTGGGAATTCTTTGGAAGGCTCGTTTCCAACTTCTATCTTTGATCTCACCAAGCTCACTACCTTAGACATCAGCCGTAACTCTTTCGACTCGAGTTTTCCTCCCGGAATCTCCAAGCTCAAGTTCTTAAAAGTCCTCAATGCCTACAGCAACAACTTCGAAGGTCTATTACCTAGTGATGTGTCTCGTCTTCGTTTCTTGGAAGAGCTAAACTTTGGTGGGAGTTACTTCGAAGGCGAGATCCCTGCAGCTTACGGTGCTTTAAAGAGATTAAAGTTCATTTATTTAGCCGGAAATGTTCTCGAAGGTGAACTACCTCCGAGTTTGGGGCTCTTACAGGACCTCCAACGCATGGAGATCGGTTATAATCACTTCACCGGAAGCATACCCTCAGAGTTTTCCTTACTCTCTAATCTCAAGTACTTTGACGCTTCCAACAGCAGTCTCTCTGGTCCTCTGCCTCAAGAACTCGGCAAACTCACAAAGCTCGAGACTATGCTTCTGTTCTTAAACGGTTTCACCGGTGAGATTCCAGAGAGTTATAGCAACATGAAAGCACTCAAGTCTTTTGATGTTTCGAGTAATCAGCTTTCCGGTAGTATCCCATCAGGCTTCTCAAACTTAAAGAACCTCACATTGCTAAGCTTAATCAGCAATAACCTCTCAGGTGAAGTCCCTGAAGGAATCGGTGAACTCCCTCATCTAACTACATTGTCTCTATGGAACAACAACTTCACCGGTGTTTTGCCACAGAAGCTTGGATCTAACGGTAACCTTGAGATTATGGATGTCTCTAACAACTCATTCACCGGCACAATACCTTCTTCTCTTTGCCATGGAAACAAGCTATACAAACTCATCCTCTTCTCCAACATGTTCCAAGGTGAACTACCAAAGAGCTTAGCTCGATGCAACTCTCTGTTCCGGTTTAGGATTCAGAACAATCGATTAAACGGTACGATTCCGATCGGATTCGGTTCTCTGCCTAACCTCACATTCGTAGATTTGAGTAACAACAGATTCACCGATCAAATTCCGGCGGATTTCGCCACCGCTCCTGTACTTCAATACTTGAATCTCTCTGCCAATTCCTTCCACAGCACCCTACCTGAAAACATATGGAAAGCTCCGAATCTACAGATCTTCTCAGCTAGCTTCACCGATCTGATCGGCGAAATCCCAAACTACGTCGGTTGCAGAAGCTTCTATAGGATTGAGCTACAAGGAAACTCACTCAACGGAACGATTCCATGGGACATCGGACATTGCGAGAAGCTTCTCTGTTTGAATCTCAGCCAAAACCATCTCTCCGGTATCATTCCTTGGGAGATTTCAACTCTTCCGTCAATCGCCGACGTAGATCTTTCTCATAACCTCTTAACCGGAACCATCCCTTCCGATTTCGGAAGCTCCAAAACCATCACAACCTTCAACGTTTCGTATAATCAGCTCATCGGTCCGATTCCGAGCGGTTCGTTCGCTCATCTGAATCcatccttcttctcctcaaacGAAGGTCTCTGTGGAGCTATCGTCGGAAAGCCTTGCGATTCTGATAGGTTTAACGGTGGAGATTCAGATCTAGACGGTCATCGTAACGATCAGCGACCGAAGAAAACCGCCGGAGCTATTGTTTGGATACTTGCGGCGGCGATTGGTGTTGGATTCTTTGTTCTCGTCGCAGCTACTAGATGTTTCCAGAAGAGCTATGTAAACAGAGTtgacggtggtggtggaagaaACGGCGGAGATATAGGACCTTGGAAGCTAACGGCGTTTCAGAGATTGAATTTTACGGCGGATGATGTGGTGGAGTGTCTCTCAAAGACCGATAGCATCCTCGGGATGGGATCAACGGGAACGGTGTACAAAGCAGAGATGCCTAACGGAGAAATCATCGCCGTTAAAAAACTATGggggaaaaacaaagaaaacggCAAGATCCGGCGGCGGAAGAGCGGTGTATTGGCGGAGGTCGATGTTTTAGGGAACGTACGGCACAGGAACATCGTTCGTCTCCTTGGATGCTGCTCGAATCGAGATTGTACGATGCTTTTATACGAATACATGCCTAACGGAAGCTTAGATGATCTGCTTCACGGTGGTGATAAGACGATGAACGCGGCGGCGGAATGGACGGCGTTGTATCAGATCGCGATTGGTGTCGCTCAAGGGATCTGTTATCTCCACCATGATTGTGATCCGGTGATCGTACACCGTGACCTGAAACCTAGCAATATTTTACTCGACGGAGATATGGAGGCGCGTGTTGCGGATTTCGGCGTCGCGAAGCTGATTCAAACCGACGAATCCATGTCCGTCGTAGCCGGATCGTACGGTTACATTGCACCAG AGTATGCTTACACACTACAAGTGGATAAAAAGAGTGATATCTACAGTTACGGTGTGATTTTGCTAGAAATAATCACGGGAAAAAGATCGGTGGAACCCGAATTTGGTGAAGGTAACAGTATTGTGGACTGggttagctcaaagttgaagACGAAAGAAGATGTAGAAGAAGTTCTAGACAAAAGCATGGGTAGGTCATGTAGTCTtataagagaagagatgaagcaAATGCTGAGGATAGCGTTGTTGTGTACGAGTCGGAATCCGACTGACCGACCACCGATGAGAGATGTCTTGTTGATTCTTCAAGAGGCAAAGCCGAAGAGGAAGACAGTAGGAGATAATGTGATCGTTCTTGGTGATGTTAGTGAGGTCAATTTCGAAGATGTGTCTAGTGGTCATGTTAAATCCCAAAAAATTGGagtgtga
- the LOC104738882 gene encoding uncharacterized protein LOC104738882 — MGIRIDGGEVLETFERADAVTVTSLGNQKPPMSSFVSSSEPVKASYGSNGEEDEEYEWVAVDKEVDFITDKAPELDEVDDAFSALQLMFNEDDEKSEDQVTESESVDWIEPPLQLCNTSLLQPYMLDRFYDAFHVFQTDPSVQRMVISLTSDRAVWDAVMNNVVVRELISNVERSEEDSASAPNCCIRRLFERSAIKIMDAMERVTKYVTDLFNVVPGHETVILASGASPVMEKLQISVLLTIVVLLIVLVTRVTRGR; from the exons ATGGGAATCAGAATCGACGGCGGAGAGGTGCTGGAGACTTTCGAAAGAGCTGATGCTGTTACAGTGACCAGTCTCGGCAATCAGAAACCACCCATGTCTTCATTCGTTTCATCATCTGAGCCGGTGAAGGCGAGTTATGGATCTAACGGTGAGGAGGATGAAGAGTATGAATGGGTGGCTGTAGATAAAGAGGTTGATTTTATCACGGATAAAGCTCCGGAGCTTGACGAAGTTGACGATGCTTTCTCTGCACTTCAATT GATGTTCAATGAGGATGATGAGAAATCAGAAGACCAAGTTACAGAGTCGGAGTCTGTGGATTGGATTGAGCCTCCGTTGCAGCTCTGTAATACTAGTCTTCTACAGCCTTATATGCTGGATAGATTCTACGACGCCTTTCATGTGTTTCAGACCGACCCTTCTGTTCAG AGAATGGTTATCTCTTTGACTTCAGACAGGGCTGTTTGGGATGCAGTGATGAATAATGTGGTTGTCCGGGAGCTCATAAGCAATG TTGAGAGGTCAGAAGAAGACTCTGCTTCAGCCCCAAATTGTTGTATAAGAAGGTTGTTTGAGAGAAGTGCTATCAAAATCATGGACGCCATGGAGAGAGTCACAAAGTACGTCACTGACCTCTTCAATGTTGTTCCTGGACATGAGACAGTTATTTTAGCTTCAGGTGCTTCCCCGGTGATGGAGAAGCTTCAGATCTCCGTTCTGCTCACCATTGTTGTCCTTCTTATCGTTTTAGTTACCCGAGTGACGAGAGGTAGATAG
- the LOC104738872 gene encoding autophagy-related protein 3, translating into MVLSQKLHDAFKGTVERITGPRTISAFKEKGVLSVSEFVLAGDNLVSKCPTWSWESGDPSKRKPYLPSDKQFLITRNVPCLRRAASVAEDYEAAGGEVLVDDEDNDGWLATHGKPKDKGKEDENLPSMDALDINEKNVIKSIPTYFGGGEEEDIPDMEEFDEADNLVENDPATLQSTYLVAHEPDDDNILRTRTYDLTITYDKYYQTPRVWLTGYDESRMLLQPGLVMEDVSQDHARKTVTIEDHPHLPGKHASVHPCRHGAVMKKIIDVLMSRGVEPEVDKYLFLFLKFMASVIPTIEYDYTMDFDLGSSST; encoded by the exons ATGGTGCTTTCGCAAAAGCTTCATGACGCATTTAAAGGTACAGTTGAGAGGATCACAGGTCCACGTACGATCTCTGCGTTCAAGGAGAAGGGAGTGCTCAGCGTCAGCGAGTTCGTACTCGCCGGAGATAATCTTGTCTCCAAGTGTCCCACCTGGTCCTG GGAATCTGGTGACCCAAGCAAAAGGAAGCCTTACTTGCCCTCGGACAAACAGTTTTTGATTACTAGAAATG TACCTTGTTTACGGAGAGCTGCATCTGTGGCGGAGGATTATGAAGCTGCTGGAGGTGAAGTGttggttgatgatgaagataatgaTGGTTGGCTGGCTACACATGGGAAACCGAAAG ATAAAGGCAAGGAAGATGAAAACTTGCCATCCATGGATGCCTTGGAcataaatgagaaaaatgttaTCAAGTCAATACCTACGTATTTTGGAGGTGGGGAGGAGGAAGATATTCCAGACATGGAGGAGTTTGATGAGGCTGACAATTTGGTAGAAAATGATCCT GCAACTCTTCAGTCAACTTATCTTGTGGCTCATGAACCTGATGACGATAACATTCTCCGAACTCGGACATATGATCTCACCATAAC GTATGATAAGTATTACCAAACTCCTCGTGTTTGGCTGACCGGTTATGATGAG TCAAGGATGCTGCTGCAACCTGGACTTGTAATGGAGGATGTGAGCCAAGACCATGCTCGTAAAACG GTCACAATTGAAGATCATCCACACTTGCCTGGGAAGCATGCTTCAGTCCATCCATGTCGGCATGGAGCTGTTATGAAGAAAATCATTGATGTATTAATGTCGCGCGGAGTAGAACCTGAAGTTGACAA GTACctcttcctgttcttgaagtTCATGGCATCAGTTATTCCAACAATCGAGTATGATTACACAATGGACTTTGATCTCGGTAGCTCAAGCACCTAA
- the LOC104738892 gene encoding uncharacterized protein LOC104738892, whose amino-acid sequence MVNNVNTLKVKGQRWEKQIKLLGAEKKKERGGHKKMAALTLHHSCLQASGHLSRRLYHSKFSSFPRIHRKDLSFRQIPADFSSFSLSARSTAFAVRALSTVAVEESPEKRMVKGISVYEHGGPEVLKWEDVEVGEPKEGEIRVKNKAIGLNFIDVYFRKGVYKPASMPFTPGMEAVGEVVAVGSGLTGRMIGDLVAYAGNPMGAYAEEQILPADKVVPVPSSIDPIVAASIMLKGMTAQFLLRRCFKVESGHTILVHAAAGGVGSLLCQWANALGATVIGTVSTNEKAAQAKEDGCHHVIMYKNEDFVSRVNDITSGKGVNVVYDSVGKDTFKGSLACLKSRGYMVSFGQSSGSPDPIPLSDLAPKSLFLTRPSMMQYNETRDELLECAGEVFANVQSGILKARVNHKYPLSRVADAHADLENRLTSGSVVLLP is encoded by the exons ATGGTGAATAATGTAAATACATTGAAAGTTAAAGGACAAAGATGGGAAAAGCAGATAAAGTTACTAGgggcagagaagaagaaagagagagggggCCATAAGAAAATGGCAGCATTGACTCTTCATCACTCTTGTCTTCAAGCGTCTGGACACCTGTCACGTCGTCTCTATCACTCAAAATTCTCGAGCTTTCCACGAATTCATCGCAAAGATCTCAGCTTTCGTCAAATCCCTGCCGATTTCTCGAGTTTTTCGTTGTCTGCACGTAGCACTGCGTTTGCTGTACGAGCTCTGAGCACAGTCGCGGTGGAAGAGTCGCCGGAGAAGAGGATGGTGAAAGGTATTAGTGTTTACGAGCATGGCGGTCCTGAG GTTCTGAAATGGGAAGATGTGGAAGTAGGGGAACCAAAGGAGGGTGAGATACGTGTGAAGAACAAGGCGATCGGGCTTAACTTCATTGATGTTTACTTCAGGAAAGGTGTTTACAAGCCAGCTTCAATGCCCTTCACACCAG GTATGGAGGCTGTTGGAGAGGTGGTAGCTGTTGGCTCGGGATTGACTGGCAGAATGATTGGTGATCTCGTTGCTTACGCTGGAAATCCGATGGGTGCGTATGCTGAGGAACAAATCCTTCCAGCGGATAAAGTGGTTCCTGTTCCTTCATCTATTGATCCTATCGTTGCAGCTTCAATCATGCTCAAGGGTATGACTGCACAGTTTCTCCTTCGCCGTTGCTTCAAG GTCGAGAGTGGGCATACAATCCTTGTtcatgctgctgctggtggaGTTGGGTCTCTGTTGTGTCAATGGGCAAATGCACTTGGAGCCACTGTCATTGGAACTGTTTCAACTAATGAAAAAGCTGCTCAAGCCAAAGAAGATGGATGTCACCATGTTATTATGTACAAAAACGAGGATTTTGTTTCCAGGGTCAACGACATTACATCTGGTAAAGGAGTCAATGTTGTTTATGACTCTGTGGGCAAAGACACTTTTAAG GGATCATTAGCATGTTTAAAGAGCAGGGGATACATGGTGAGCTTTGGACAATCATCAGGATCTCCAGATCCGATTCCATTATCTGATCTTGCTCCAAAGTCTCTCTTCTTGACAAGACCTTCCATGATGCAATACAATGAAACTCGTGACGAGCTCTTGGAATGTGCTGGAGAGGTTTTCGCCAACGTTCAATCTGGTATCTTAAAGGCTCGTGTGAATCACAAGTACCCTCTGTCTCGAGTCGCTGACGCTCACGCAGATCTTGAGAATAGGTTAACCTCTGGCTCCGTTGTGCTCTTGCCGTGA
- the LOC104738901 gene encoding sugar transport protein 3-like: MGEEEARKEAMAKSESGGKITYFVVASCVMAAMGGVIFGYDLGVSGGVMSMGPFLKRFFPKVYKLQEEDRTIRRSNNHYCLFNSQLLTSFTSSLYVSGFVATLLASSVTRSWGRKPSIFLGGLAFLAGSALGGSAQNVAMLIIARLLLGVGVGFANQSVPLYLSEMAPAKYRGAISNGFQLCIGIGFLTANLINYETQKIKHGYGWRISLATAAIPASILTLGSLFLPETPNSIIQTTGDVRKAELMLRRVRGTQNVQDELTDLIEASSDSATDSNAFVVLLQKKYRPELVMALAIPFFQQVTGINVVAFYAPVLFRTVGFGESGSLMSTLVTGIVGTASTFLSMLVVDRIGRKTLFFIGGLQMLVAQVTIGVIIMVAEGHNNGVIGEGYDYTVVVLVCVYVAGFGWSWGPLGWLVPSEIFPLEIRSAAQSVTVAVSFVFTFAVAQSVPPMLCKFRAGIFFFYGGWVVVMTVAVQLFLPETKNVPIEQVAGLWDKHWFWRRMTKKRDIQENHHT, translated from the exons atgggagaagaagaagcaagaaaagaaGCCATGGCTAAATCAGAATCTGGTGGGAAGATAACTTATTTTGTGGTGGCTTCATGTGTCATGGCCGCCATGGGAGGTGTCATCTTCGGCTATGACCTCGGAGTTTCAG GTGGAGTGATGTCAATGGGGCCATTTCTGAAAAGATTCTTCCCAAAAGTGTATAAGCtccaagaagaagatagaaCAATAAGGAGAAGCAATAACCACTATTGTCTTTTCAATAGCCAACTTCTTACGTCTTTCACTTCTTCTCTCTACGTTTCCGGTTTCGTCGCTACCCTACTAGCTTCGTCGGTCACTCGTTCTTGGGGCCGCAAGCCCTCTATATTTCTTGGCGGCTTGGCCTTTCTCGCCGGCTCTGCTCTCGGCGGCTCTGCTCAGAATGTTGCTATGCTCATTATTGCACGTCTCTTGCTCGGCGTTGGAGTTGGTTTCGCAAACCAG tcggtTCCTCTGTATCTCTCGGAGATGGCGCCAGCAAAATACAGAGGAGCAATCAGTAATGGTTTCCAGCTTTGTATCGGAATTGGATTCTTAACTGCAAATCTAATCAACTACGAAACCCAAAAGATCAAACATGGCTATGGTTGGAGAATCTCTTTAGCCACAGCTGCAATACCGGCTTCAATCCTCACGCTTGGCTCACTCTTTCTCCCGGAAACGCCCAACAGTATCATCCAGACCACGGGAGATGTGCGAAAGGCTGAGCTGATGCTTCGCCGTGTCCGTGGAACACAGAATGTTCAAGACGAGCTTACTGATCTCATCGAAGCGAGTTCTGATTCTGCTACAGATTCAAACGCATTTGTTGTATTGCTTCAGAAGAAATATAGGCCTGAGTTAGTGATGGCTTTAGCGATACCTTTCTTTCAACAAGTTACGGGAATCAACGTTGTTGCTTTCTACGCACCTGTTTTGTTTAGAACCGTTGGGTTCGGGGAGAGTGGTTCTTTGATGTCAACACTCGTGACAGGAATCGTTGGCACAGCTTCCACGTTCTTGTCAATGCTCGTTGTGGACAGAATCGGTAGAAAGACTCTGTTTTTTATAGGAGGGTTACAGATGCTTGTGGCACAAGTTACCATCGGTGTGATCATTATGGTGGCTGAGGGTCACAACAACGGGGTGATAGGGGAAGGGTACGATTACACAGTTGTGGTTTTGGTATGTGTTTACGTGGCCGGGTTTGGTTGGTCGTGGGGGCCATTAGGGTGGCTTGTACCGAGCGAGATTTTCCCGTTGGAGATAAGATCTGCTGCGCAGAGTGTGACTGTGGCAGTGAGTTTTGTGTTTACTTTCGCCGTGGCTCAAAGCGTACCACCGATGTTGTGTAAGTTTCGAGCTgggattttcttcttttatggaGGGTGGGTTGTTGTGATGACGGTGGCGGTGCAGCTCTTTTTGCCGGAGACTAAGAATGTTCCGATCGAACAGGTGGCTGGACTCTGGGACAAGCATTGGTTTTGGAGGAGAATGACGAAGAAACGTGATATTCAAGAAAACCACCATACTTAG
- the LOC104738913 gene encoding uncharacterized Rho GTPase-activating protein At5g61530 has product MPSLISQQWQEKTSGFFSSSGTKLREARQSAGSFVGEVAKDAKVNVTDVAERVGTMFKSRWAILQQPATRHAVQEHLITAAATTGTLVRKGITETKEKVSVGKIKVEEAAKKTAQKSKTILTDIERWQKGVASSDVFGVAIENTVQRQESSRPIPFILTKCADYLILTGLNSPSLFKAEGDKKLIHQLVSTYNQDPRASIPEGVNPIDVAALIKYYLASLPTPLTTFELYNEIKDARSSVHRMRKSLQKLSNANYNTLEFITALLLRVSQKSLLNKMDSHSLAMEMAPVIMWREDNRPESYREYWKRPSRSPKKSNDFETATPWDLLSDEGEGLDASSSISLDDIVQVDFGAVEVVQCLIEHHNAIFTDADETVWR; this is encoded by the exons ATGCCTTCTCTAATCTCACAACAATGGCAAGAGAAGACTAGTGGATTCTTTTCTTCATCag GAACGAAGCTTAGGGAAGCGAGGCAATCAGCTGGTAGTTTTGTGGGGGAAGTCGCTAAGGATGCGAAAGTGAATGTTACTGATGTTGCAGAAAGAGTTGGCACGATGTTTAAAAGCCGGTGGGCAATTCTTCAGCAGCCTGCAACTAGACATGCTGTGCAAGAACACCTCATCACAGCTGCTGCCACAACCGGGACTTTGGTCAGGAAAGGTATAACTGAGACAAAGGAAAAGGTTTCTGTTGGAAAAATTAAAGTGGAAGAG gCGGCCAAAAAGACTGCGCAAAAGAGCAAGACCATTTTGACGGATATAGAAAGGTGGCAGAAG GGAGTTGCCAGCTCAGATG TGTTTGGTGTAGCCATTGAAAACACTGTCCAGCGGCAGGAGTCAAGCAGGCCTATTCCATTTATACTGACTAAATGCGCAGATTATCTCATATTAACAG GACTTAATTCACCGAGCTTGTTCAAAGCCGAAGGAGACAAAAAGTTGATTCATCAATTGGTTTCAACGTACAATCAAG ATCCTAGAGCGTCAATACCTGAGGGTGTGAATCCAATTGATGTTGCTGCACTGATCAAATACTATCTTGCTAGCCTTCCGACACCACTAACTACTTTTGAGCTGTATAATGAAATCAAAGATGCAAGGTCAAGCGTACACAGAATGAGAAAGTCCCTCCAAAAGCTTTCCAATGCGAACTATAATACGTTGGAGTTCATAACAGCGCTATTGCTTCGTGTAAGCCAGAAATCACTACTTAACAAG ATGGATTCGCATAGCCTAGCTATGGAAATGGCTCCTGTGATAATGTGGCGAGAAGACAACAGACCTGAATCTTATCGTGAATACTGGAAACGCCCGTCGAGGAGTCCTAAGAAAAGCAACGACTTTGAAACTGCTACTCCATGGGACTTGCTCTCAG ACGAAGGAGAAGGTCTAGATGCATCTTCATCAATCTCTCTAGATGATATCGTTCAAGTTGATTTTGGAGCTGTCGAGGTTGTGCAGTGCCTAATTGAACATCACAATGCGATTTTCACGGATGCAGATGAGACTGTATGGaggtga